From Segatella copri, the proteins below share one genomic window:
- a CDS encoding efflux RND transporter periplasmic adaptor subunit, with protein MKQKDVITGWLVAFIISCMMLAGCTEKSSKPEKKNVKVETISVGNTNLRGTKDYVGTIEEKMGSTLSFEIAGNITSIRVEEGDRVSKGQLLATINPTTVKEAHRATLTTLKQAQDAYRRFLPLHQSGTISDMKWVEIESKLEQAKAAESIARQQLSHSTLTAPFAGVIAAKNVDLGTYVLPGQPVLKLANVAQVNAKISVPEAEISHLHVGDKVKLTVAALSGAIFRGTISEKGIDANPISHTYDVKVGITNPQGRLLPGMVCNAQVQGSAATPSHITVPPQSIELDVDNSRFVWTVVNGKAHQQPVTTGDFEGDGIVILSGLKAGDQVIINGQQKVSEGMNVDTAKSDNR; from the coding sequence ATGAAACAGAAAGATGTTATAACGGGATGGCTTGTCGCATTCATTATCAGCTGTATGATGCTGGCGGGATGCACCGAAAAATCCAGCAAGCCAGAGAAGAAAAACGTGAAAGTTGAGACTATCTCCGTGGGGAATACAAACCTGAGGGGAACGAAAGACTATGTGGGAACCATCGAGGAAAAGATGGGATCTACACTCAGTTTCGAGATAGCCGGAAACATCACTTCCATACGGGTGGAAGAAGGAGATAGAGTGAGCAAGGGACAGCTGCTCGCCACCATCAACCCTACCACCGTGAAGGAGGCTCACCGGGCAACACTCACCACCCTGAAACAGGCGCAGGATGCCTACAGAAGATTCCTGCCCCTGCACCAGTCGGGAACCATCTCGGATATGAAATGGGTGGAGATAGAAAGCAAACTGGAACAGGCAAAGGCGGCTGAAAGCATCGCCCGCCAGCAACTCTCCCACTCTACCCTCACAGCTCCTTTTGCAGGTGTCATCGCTGCCAAGAACGTGGACTTGGGAACCTACGTGCTCCCCGGACAGCCTGTGCTGAAACTCGCCAATGTGGCACAAGTCAACGCCAAGATATCCGTACCCGAAGCTGAAATATCTCATCTGCACGTGGGCGACAAGGTGAAACTGACGGTAGCCGCTCTTTCGGGTGCCATTTTCCGGGGAACGATTTCAGAAAAAGGCATCGATGCCAACCCCATCTCGCATACCTACGATGTCAAGGTGGGCATCACCAATCCGCAGGGCCGTCTGCTCCCAGGCATGGTATGCAACGCCCAGGTGCAGGGTAGCGCTGCTACCCCATCCCACATCACCGTTCCGCCACAAAGCATTGAACTGGATGTAGATAACTCCCGATTCGTATGGACCGTGGTAAACGGAAAGGCACATCAGCAACCCGTAACTACCGGCGATTTCGAAGGCGACGGCATCGTCATCCTTTCGGGACTGAAGGCTGGCGACCAGGTTATCATCAATGGCCAGCAGAAAGTTTCGGAAGGAATGAATGTAGATACAGCAAAAAGCGATAACCGATAA
- a CDS encoding efflux RND transporter permease subunit: MNQETRLETNKPEDSKKPERDTALRDHIKARITRKPNRIIKRSFIESAMCNHNIVMLLMGMLVFLGILGICIMPKQEMPQFTIRQGACVAVYPGATSGEVEERVTKPLENFIFGYKEVNKKKTYTQSKDGMLIVFLELNDDVEDRDAFWSKFKHGLQAFKSSLPTGVLALQAVDDIADTSALLITMESKQKTYRELNTYIDQLKDRLRRIDAISNLRTYGLENEQISICLDQNKLAKYGIGPYKILNDLALQGFTTMSGNLEMGNLNLPIHITDSYNNERDVAEQIVYSDPKGNIVRLKDIAQIKREYPKLNKYIKSNGNKCVLLSIEMRPGNDIVKMGRDVHKMMDDFEQSLPGDVHINTITDQSKVVSESVLNFLRELLISVISVIIVVILLMPRRVAEVSALSIPITIFSSLGIFYLFGMELNTVTLAALIVTLGMVVDDSVVIIDNYMEKLGHGMSRWHAAIAAPREFFMSVLSATLSISLTFFPFLFTMHGDMGDFVKSFPWAMFIILSISLMVSLLLTPYLQYMVIHQGISSQHKPNARKKPLDYLQMGYTWLLKRCFAFPRTTLAVGIMLVSTGAIIFVHLPQRMMPIAERNQFAVEFYLPSGTTAARTAQVADSMAHILQRDPQVTAVTTFVGQGSPRFHTTYAPQIGGENFAQFIVNTVDNDATEEVLDRYADRYSNYFPDCYIRFKQMDYNNATYPIEVRVSGDSMGDLKAAARKIEACMHKIEGINLIRTNYEEPLPGIRVTPDATEANRLGVNKTILSADLAIHFGDGIPMATLWEGDYPVKMVLKSENDSDLANEYIPVMGGTSSVPLRQLAKISPDWHDGSIIRRNGVRTISIIGEPLRGFNANRLANELKQEVSKLPLDSSLDWEIGGMAEKDAETLPQVTSGVMIAALIIFFILLFHFKRISLALVNLSSMSLCIFGAAIGLLVTGFDVSLTCILGIVSLMGILVRNGIIMLDYAEELRRDKGLSVKEAAFQAGERRMRPIFLTSAAASVGVLPMMVENNTLWSPMGAVIFFGTLISMVLIATILPVLYWLVFDKHGKYSLRKQ, translated from the coding sequence ATGAATCAAGAGACAAGGCTAGAGACAAACAAACCGGAGGATTCCAAAAAGCCGGAGAGAGACACCGCCCTTCGCGACCACATCAAGGCACGCATCACCAGGAAGCCCAACCGCATCATCAAGCGCTCGTTCATCGAGTCGGCGATGTGCAACCACAACATCGTGATGCTTCTGATGGGCATGCTCGTATTTCTAGGCATACTCGGCATCTGCATCATGCCCAAGCAGGAGATGCCGCAATTCACCATCAGGCAGGGTGCCTGCGTAGCCGTATATCCGGGCGCTACATCCGGAGAGGTGGAAGAACGGGTGACTAAACCGCTGGAGAACTTCATCTTCGGATACAAGGAGGTGAACAAGAAAAAGACCTATACCCAGAGTAAGGACGGCATGCTGATCGTGTTCCTGGAACTCAACGACGACGTGGAGGACCGGGATGCCTTCTGGAGCAAGTTCAAGCATGGCCTACAGGCCTTCAAGAGCTCCCTTCCTACGGGTGTCCTTGCCCTGCAGGCTGTGGATGACATCGCCGATACCTCTGCCCTGCTCATCACGATGGAAAGCAAGCAGAAAACCTATAGGGAACTGAATACATACATAGACCAGCTGAAGGACAGACTGCGCCGCATTGATGCCATCTCGAACCTGCGAACCTACGGACTGGAAAACGAACAGATAAGCATCTGCCTGGACCAGAACAAGCTGGCCAAATACGGCATCGGCCCCTATAAGATTCTGAACGACCTTGCCCTGCAGGGCTTCACCACCATGAGCGGAAACCTGGAGATGGGCAACCTCAACCTGCCCATCCACATCACCGACTCCTACAACAACGAGCGGGATGTGGCAGAACAAATCGTATATTCCGACCCCAAGGGCAACATAGTGCGCCTGAAGGACATCGCACAGATTAAAAGAGAATATCCGAAACTGAATAAATACATCAAGAGCAACGGCAACAAATGCGTGCTCCTATCCATTGAAATGCGACCGGGAAACGACATCGTGAAGATGGGAAGAGACGTACACAAGATGATGGATGATTTTGAACAGTCCCTGCCCGGCGATGTACACATCAATACCATTACCGACCAGAGCAAGGTGGTAAGCGAATCGGTGCTAAACTTCCTGCGTGAGCTGCTCATATCGGTCATCTCCGTCATCATCGTGGTCATCCTGCTCATGCCGCGCCGCGTAGCAGAGGTATCAGCCCTCAGCATCCCTATCACCATCTTCTCGTCGTTGGGCATATTCTATCTTTTCGGCATGGAGCTGAACACCGTTACACTGGCTGCCCTCATCGTAACACTGGGTATGGTGGTGGATGATTCCGTGGTTATCATCGACAACTACATGGAGAAGCTGGGCCATGGCATGTCGCGCTGGCATGCAGCCATCGCCGCTCCTAGAGAGTTCTTCATGTCGGTGCTTTCTGCCACGCTCAGCATCTCGCTCACCTTCTTTCCATTCCTCTTTACCATGCATGGCGACATGGGCGATTTCGTAAAATCATTCCCCTGGGCCATGTTCATCATCCTGAGCATCTCGCTCATGGTTTCGCTGCTGCTCACACCTTATTTACAGTATATGGTGATTCACCAGGGCATCAGCAGCCAGCACAAGCCCAACGCCCGCAAAAAGCCGCTCGACTATCTGCAGATGGGGTACACCTGGTTGCTGAAACGCTGTTTCGCCTTTCCACGCACCACCCTCGCTGTGGGCATCATGCTGGTGAGCACCGGAGCCATCATCTTCGTACATCTTCCGCAGAGAATGATGCCTATCGCCGAGAGAAACCAGTTTGCCGTAGAGTTCTATCTGCCTAGCGGAACCACCGCTGCAAGAACCGCACAGGTGGCAGATTCTATGGCCCACATTCTGCAGCGCGACCCGCAGGTAACAGCTGTAACCACGTTTGTTGGTCAGGGTTCACCCCGTTTCCACACCACCTATGCGCCACAGATTGGCGGTGAGAACTTTGCACAGTTTATCGTGAATACGGTAGATAACGATGCCACAGAAGAGGTACTCGACCGATATGCCGACCGATACTCCAACTATTTTCCCGACTGCTACATCCGCTTCAAGCAGATGGATTACAACAACGCCACCTACCCTATCGAAGTAAGAGTGAGCGGCGACAGCATGGGCGACCTGAAGGCTGCCGCCAGGAAGATAGAAGCCTGCATGCACAAGATAGAAGGCATCAACCTGATTCGTACCAACTACGAAGAGCCCCTGCCTGGCATCAGGGTAACTCCAGATGCTACCGAGGCCAACCGGCTGGGTGTGAACAAGACCATACTCTCTGCCGACCTTGCCATTCATTTTGGCGATGGCATCCCAATGGCCACCCTTTGGGAAGGCGACTATCCGGTGAAGATGGTTCTGAAATCGGAAAACGACAGCGACCTTGCCAATGAATACATCCCCGTGATGGGAGGAACATCGAGCGTTCCACTCCGCCAGCTGGCTAAGATTTCGCCCGACTGGCACGACGGCAGCATCATACGCAGAAACGGCGTGCGTACCATCTCTATCATAGGTGAACCTTTAAGGGGATTCAATGCCAACCGATTGGCCAACGAACTGAAGCAGGAAGTATCCAAACTCCCGCTAGATTCCAGTCTTGATTGGGAGATTGGCGGTATGGCAGAAAAGGATGCCGAAACCCTTCCTCAGGTTACATCGGGCGTGATGATAGCAGCCTTGATCATCTTCTTCATCCTGCTCTTCCATTTCAAGCGCATCAGTCTGGCACTGGTGAATCTCTCGTCCATGTCGCTCTGCATCTTCGGTGCAGCGATAGGCCTTCTGGTTACGGGTTTCGACGTGAGTCTTACCTGCATATTAGGCATAGTGAGCCTGATGGGTATCCTGGTAAGAAACGGCATCATCATGCTCGACTATGCCGAGGAACTGCGCCGCGACAAGGGGTTATCGGTAAAGGAAGCCGCCTTTCAGGCTGGCGAGCGCCGCATGCGCCCTATCTTCCTTACATCGGCAGCCGCCTCGGTAGGCGTACTGCCTATGATGGTAGAGAACAATACGCTGTGGTCGCCAATGGGAGCCGTTATCTTCTTCGGTACGCTTATCTCGATGGTACTCATCGCCACCATCCTGCCTGTGCTCTATTGGCTCGTGTTCGACAAGCACGGCAAGTATAGTTTGAGGAAGCAGTAA